A genomic stretch from Benincasa hispida cultivar B227 unplaced genomic scaffold, ASM972705v1 Contig727, whole genome shotgun sequence includes:
- the LOC120069978 gene encoding S-adenosyl-L-methionine:benzoic acid/salicylic acid carboxyl methyltransferase 3-like isoform X2 translates to MEVSKILHMNSGVGDESYAKNSLLQVICLVWPIIKEALEDFWSTQNIPTTFTIADLGCSSGPNTLMIISNLIKQVQQLHKDLHNKPFDYQIFLNDLPSNDFNTIFRSLPNFLEDLKTQIGADFGRCFFNGVPGSFYGRLFPNKSLHFVHSSYTLHWLSQVPEGMEIINKGNIFIDSTSPKNVVEAFYRQFQKDFSLFLKCRGEEVVIGGRMVLTFLGRTDEYPSNKDYCYCLKFLNLALNDMVRERIITEEKANRFNAPTFRPCPEEVEAEVLKEGSFIINEFQVSRIDWNFYNIEFDASNVFVDGSYNFAKGIRSVYEPLLILHFEEAIIEELFYRYRQIVKDEMSKRKCEFVNLTISLSKI, encoded by the exons ATGGAGGTTTCAAAAATACTTCATATGAATTCAGGAGTTGGAGACGAAAGCTATGCCAAAAACTCTTTACTTCAG GTAATATGCTTAGTGTGGCCAATCATCAAGGAAGCTCTCGAAGACTTTTGGAGTACTCAAAATATTCCAACCACTTTCACAATAGCAGATTTGGGATGTTCTTCAGGACCAAATACTCTTATGATTATCTCTAATTTAATCAAACAAGTGCAACAATTACACAAAGACCTCCACAATAAACCATTCGACTATCAAATCTTCCTCAACGATCTACCCTCAAATGATTTCAATACCATTTTTAGATCGTTGCCAAATTTCTTGGAAGATTTGAAGACTCAAATTGGAGCTGATTTTGGAAGATGTTTCTTTAATGGCGTGCCAGGTTCTTTTTATGGCAGACTATTTCCCAACAAAAGTTTGCATTTTGTTCATTCTTCTTATACTCTCCATTGGCTGTCTCAG GTACCCGAAGGGATGGAGATAATAAACAAAGGGAATATATTCATAGACAGTACAAGTCCAAAGAATGTGGTTGAAGCCTTTTACAGACAATTTCAAAAGGATTTTTCACTGTTTTTGAAGTGTCGTGGAGAAGAAGTAGTAATTGGTGGACGAATGGTTCTTACCTTCTTAGGAAGAACAGATGAATATCCATCAAACAAagattattgttattgtttaaaatttttgaatttagcTCTCAATGACATGGTTAGAGAG AGGATCATTACAGAAGAGAAAGCTAATAGATTTAATGCTCCAACCTTCAGACCATGTCCAGAGGAAGTAGAAGCAGAGGTTTTAAAAGAAGGAAGTTTCATCATCAATGAATTTCAAGTCTCAAGAATTGATTGGAACTTCTACAATATTGAATTTGATGCATCAAATGTGTTTGTTGATGGCAGTTATAATTTTGCAAAAGGTATTAGATCTGTGTATGAACCACTTTTGATTCTTCACTTTGAAGAAGCCATTATCGAAGAATTATTTTACAGGTATAGACAAATTGTCAAGGATGAGATGTCCAAAAGAAAGTGTGAGTTTGTAAACCTCACTATTTCCCTTAGTAAGATTTAA
- the LOC120069978 gene encoding S-adenosyl-L-methionine:benzoic acid/salicylic acid carboxyl methyltransferase 3-like isoform X1 — translation MEVSKILHMNSGVGDESYAKNSLLQQKVICLVWPIIKEALEDFWSTQNIPTTFTIADLGCSSGPNTLMIISNLIKQVQQLHKDLHNKPFDYQIFLNDLPSNDFNTIFRSLPNFLEDLKTQIGADFGRCFFNGVPGSFYGRLFPNKSLHFVHSSYTLHWLSQVPEGMEIINKGNIFIDSTSPKNVVEAFYRQFQKDFSLFLKCRGEEVVIGGRMVLTFLGRTDEYPSNKDYCYCLKFLNLALNDMVRERIITEEKANRFNAPTFRPCPEEVEAEVLKEGSFIINEFQVSRIDWNFYNIEFDASNVFVDGSYNFAKGIRSVYEPLLILHFEEAIIEELFYRYRQIVKDEMSKRKCEFVNLTISLSKI, via the exons ATGGAGGTTTCAAAAATACTTCATATGAATTCAGGAGTTGGAGACGAAAGCTATGCCAAAAACTCTTTACTTCAG CAAAAGGTAATATGCTTAGTGTGGCCAATCATCAAGGAAGCTCTCGAAGACTTTTGGAGTACTCAAAATATTCCAACCACTTTCACAATAGCAGATTTGGGATGTTCTTCAGGACCAAATACTCTTATGATTATCTCTAATTTAATCAAACAAGTGCAACAATTACACAAAGACCTCCACAATAAACCATTCGACTATCAAATCTTCCTCAACGATCTACCCTCAAATGATTTCAATACCATTTTTAGATCGTTGCCAAATTTCTTGGAAGATTTGAAGACTCAAATTGGAGCTGATTTTGGAAGATGTTTCTTTAATGGCGTGCCAGGTTCTTTTTATGGCAGACTATTTCCCAACAAAAGTTTGCATTTTGTTCATTCTTCTTATACTCTCCATTGGCTGTCTCAG GTACCCGAAGGGATGGAGATAATAAACAAAGGGAATATATTCATAGACAGTACAAGTCCAAAGAATGTGGTTGAAGCCTTTTACAGACAATTTCAAAAGGATTTTTCACTGTTTTTGAAGTGTCGTGGAGAAGAAGTAGTAATTGGTGGACGAATGGTTCTTACCTTCTTAGGAAGAACAGATGAATATCCATCAAACAAagattattgttattgtttaaaatttttgaatttagcTCTCAATGACATGGTTAGAGAG AGGATCATTACAGAAGAGAAAGCTAATAGATTTAATGCTCCAACCTTCAGACCATGTCCAGAGGAAGTAGAAGCAGAGGTTTTAAAAGAAGGAAGTTTCATCATCAATGAATTTCAAGTCTCAAGAATTGATTGGAACTTCTACAATATTGAATTTGATGCATCAAATGTGTTTGTTGATGGCAGTTATAATTTTGCAAAAGGTATTAGATCTGTGTATGAACCACTTTTGATTCTTCACTTTGAAGAAGCCATTATCGAAGAATTATTTTACAGGTATAGACAAATTGTCAAGGATGAGATGTCCAAAAGAAAGTGTGAGTTTGTAAACCTCACTATTTCCCTTAGTAAGATTTAA